The Meles meles chromosome 6, mMelMel3.1 paternal haplotype, whole genome shotgun sequence DNA segment AGGCCCCGGCGGCGGCTGCAGCGACGCGGTGGAGGGCTGCGGGCGGGCGGCGTGAGGAGCGGCGGCGGAGCGCGGAGCTGCCGGGAGCGGAGGGCGCCGGGCCGCCCCTTGTCCAGTCCTCGCAGGCCGCCAGGCCCCCTCCAGCCGGGGCCGTGGAGCACCGGGGCAAAGGCCGGGGCCCCCCCATGAAGGAGCGCGACGCGGCCCCGGCCGAGCGGGGCAAGCCGGCCACCTACACCGGGGACAAGAAGGCGAAGATGGCGGCCAAGACCAACAAGAAGTGGGTCCGGCTCGCCACCGTGTTCGCCTACGTGCTCTCCGTGTCGCTGGCCGCCATCGTGCTCGCCGTCTACTACAGCCTCATCTGGCAGCCGGTGGGCGCCGGGACCTCGGGGGGAGCCGCCGGCCCGCCCCCCGGCGGCTCCAACGCCACCGGCCAGTCCGGGACttcgggggcggcggcggggcccaATGCCACGGGATCGTCCCGCCGCGAGGCACCGCGCGACGCGCCCCCGCTGCAGGCGGCGCGGCCCATGCCTCCGGAGCCCTCTGCCGACAGTCCCCTGACCGGGCCGCTGGAGCGGCCTCGGGGActggaggaggacgaggaggaagcggcggcggcgccggggagtCGTTGAACCCCTCTGCGCCAGGGGCGGCCGGGAACCAgtctcccctccccaagcccGGAGGCAGGACTTTGCAGCAGGACGGGGCGGGGAGCCCGCGGGAGTGACCCCCACGGGAGTGAACGCCCTCCCTTCCCCGCAACGATCGCCAGCTCGCCCCAGGAGCGG contains these protein-coding regions:
- the INAFM2 gene encoding putative transmembrane protein INAFM2; amino-acid sequence: MKERDAAPAERGKPATYTGDKKAKMAAKTNKKWVRLATVFAYVLSVSLAAIVLAVYYSLIWQPVGAGTSGGAAGPPPGGSNATGQSGTSGAAAGPNATGSSRREAPRDAPPLQAARPMPPEPSADSPLTGPLERPRGLEEDEEEAAAAPGSR